A single Halarcobacter anaerophilus DNA region contains:
- a CDS encoding FecR family protein, whose product MNLQMQIDKKANQWLIKEKEGLSFQEQKELELWLENINHKKAYDENKKLIDECLHLDEDFINELENEVFNNEEEEQNIFYKSRYLAASIIIACIVVFSLFEVKNYYFKPTFLTNYITSNKKSLNIKLPDNSIVDLDLKSQIEVVYYNNKRTVQLNRGAAMFSIAKNKEKPFFIKSGKTLIEVVGTKFEVINQNNITTINVLEGVVKVSHIYNNQGDIQTLIRLKKAQSFSLNNKGEVLNYNTINTKIIASWKEDMVNFDKTTLKEASSLFEKYSNRKMKFANYELSQLKISGKFSTLHYDSFLEAIELIYPVKIEKDGIIVKVLNK is encoded by the coding sequence ATGAATTTACAGATGCAAATAGACAAAAAAGCCAATCAATGGCTTATAAAAGAGAAAGAGGGTTTATCTTTCCAAGAACAAAAAGAGTTGGAACTCTGGCTTGAAAATATAAATCATAAAAAAGCTTACGATGAAAATAAAAAGCTGATAGATGAATGTTTACATTTAGATGAAGATTTTATAAATGAATTGGAAAATGAAGTTTTTAATAATGAAGAAGAAGAGCAAAATATTTTTTATAAAAGTAGATATTTAGCAGCATCAATAATTATTGCCTGTATAGTTGTTTTCTCTTTATTTGAGGTTAAAAACTACTATTTTAAACCGACTTTTTTGACAAATTATATAACTTCAAATAAAAAAAGTCTAAATATAAAACTTCCTGATAATTCGATAGTAGATTTGGACTTAAAATCTCAGATAGAGGTTGTCTATTACAATAATAAAAGAACAGTGCAATTAAACAGAGGTGCAGCCATGTTCAGTATAGCAAAAAATAAAGAAAAGCCTTTTTTTATTAAATCAGGAAAAACTTTAATAGAAGTAGTTGGTACAAAGTTTGAAGTAATAAATCAAAATAATATAACCACGATAAATGTTTTAGAAGGAGTTGTAAAAGTTAGTCATATTTATAATAATCAAGGAGATATCCAAACTTTAATCCGATTGAAAAAAGCACAATCATTTTCTTTAAATAATAAAGGTGAAGTTCTAAATTATAATACAATAAATACAAAGATAATAGCTTCTTGGAAAGAAGATATGGTAAATTTCGATAAAACTACATTAAAAGAAGCTTCATCTTTATTTGAAAAGTATTCAAATAGAAAAATGAAGTTTGCAAACTATGAATTATCTCAATTAAAAATATCAGGGAAGTTCTCAACTTTACATTATGATAGTTTTTTAGAAGCAATTGAATTAATATATCCCGTTAAAATAGAAAAAGATGGAATTATTGTGAAAGTTTTAAATAAATAG